A single region of the Montipora capricornis isolate CH-2021 chromosome 13, ASM3666992v2, whole genome shotgun sequence genome encodes:
- the LOC138030727 gene encoding uncharacterized protein yields MINALRRFISIRGCPEQIRSDRGTNFTLKEAIEGWNQQKINSFCGQKMIEWIFNPPAASHMGSIWERMIRSVRQILRAMLREQVVSDEVLSTVLAEVTNILNSRTLSRNSDSPFDEQPLTPNHLLHLHPCPSVPPGVFDKDDLTCRRAWKQAQYLANLFWRRWTREYLPTLLERKKWTEPKRNLQIGDLVLVADETFSRGKWLLGRVVEVIVSRDGWVRAAKVKTSATVATCAKRRYRREPVTAASTTILTRPVTKLCFLEMDGVADRVGPV; encoded by the coding sequence ATGATAAATGCACTCAGACGATTCATCAGTATCCGCGGTTGTCCTGAGCAGATAAGAAGTGATCGAGGTACAAACTTTACTTTAAAGGAAGCCATAGAGGGATGGAATCAGCAGAAGATCAACAGTTTTTGTGGACAGAAGATGATAGAATGGATTTTCAATCCACCAGCGGCGAGCCACATGGGCAGCATCTGGGAGCGGATGATACGTTCTGTGCGCCAGATCTTGCGAGCGATGTTGAGGGAGCAGGTAGTCTCCGATGAGGTCCTCTCAACCGTTTTGGCAGAGGTGACGAATATTCTCAATTCCAGAACCCTCTCAAGAAATAGCGACAGTCCTTTCGACGAGCAACCATTAACCCCTAATCATTTGTTGCATCTGCACCCATGCCCAAGTGTACCTCCAGGGGTCTTCGACAAGGACGACCTCACCTGCAGACGTGCTTGGAAGCAAGCGCAGTATCTTGCCAATTTGTTCTGGCGTAGGTGGACGAGAGAGTACCTGCCCACTCTGTTGGAAAGGAAGAAGTGGACTGAGCCAAAAAGGAATTTACAAATTGGTGACTTGGTGCTTGTAGCAGACGAAACCTTTTCCAGAGGGAAGTGGCTGCTTGGAAGAGTCGTGGAAGTTATTGTGAGCCGCGATGGGTGGGTGCGGGCAGCGAAGGTGAAGACAAGTGCAACAGTAGCGACATGTGCCAAACGACGGTACAGAAGAGAACCTGTGACCGCAGCCAGTACCACCATACTTACACGCCCAGTTACCAAGTTATGTTTTCTGGAGATGGATGGAGTGGCCGATAGAGTAGGACCAGTTTAA
- the LOC138030729 gene encoding uncharacterized protein — MKAKLLLQALSRKNIGWDNLIGEAEKIQWRRWLDDLPKLQEVQVDRCFRPREFGEVREVQLHLFSDASRPGYASVAYLRAKDENSQIHCAFVMAKARLAPVREISIPRLELTAVVISVKLSKISRQELDMNFQKVFYWTDSMSVLKCINNESKGFHTFESNRLTVIHNGSSHSEWHYVNRDNNPEDDGSKGLKLDDMLKNDRWLIGPEFLWGNESLCSRMVEIPALKDDDPEVRRETQIYTVVVQSKFVEPLIARYSSWWRLKRAVAWLVRYKAYLSLKVQLRSSDVDGCVKKVLRKAGTALHQLNPRLENGLLRVLGRLTHAPVPYEKKHPIILPYKHHVTDLIIKQYHESLGHMGEECVLSSLRETFWVVKGRSAVRQVLRRCKDCQRRNTRPGEQFMANLPEERLIPDKPSFTFVGVDYSGQLK; from the exons ATGAAAGCAAAACTGTTGTTGCAAGCCCTTAGTAGAAAAAACATTGGTTGGGATAATCTCATTGGGGAGGCTGAGAAAATCCAGTGGAGGCGATGGCTGGATGATCTTCCCAAGTTACAGGAAGTGCAAGTAGATCGTTGCTTCAGACCCAGAGAGTTTGGCGAAGTAAGAGAAGTACAGTTACACCTTTTCTCAGACGCATCTCGTCCAGGATACGCATCGGTTGCATACCTCCGTGCGAAGGACGAGAACAGTCAAATTCATTGTGCATTCGTAATGGCAAAGGCAAGGTTAGCCCCAGTGCGCGAGATTTCAATTCCAAGGTTGGAATTGACAGCCGTAGTCATCTCCGTGAAACTCTCTAAGATTAGCCGTCAAGAATTGGATATGAACTTCCAGAAAGTGTTCTACTGGACCGATTCAATGTCAGTGTTGAAGTGTATCAACAACGAATCAAAAGGATTCCACACGTTCGAATCCAATCGTTTGACGGTGATACATAATGGATCTTCCCACTCCGAGTGGCATTATGTAAACAGAGATAATAATCCTGAAGATGATGGCTCAAAGGGACTTAAATTGGATGACATGTTAAAAAATGATCGTTGGTTGATAGGTCCGGAGTTTCTTTGGGGAAATGAGAGCCTCTGTTCAAGGATGGTTGAAATTCCAGCATTGAAAGATGACGACCCTGAAGTCAGGAGGGAGACTCAGATTTACACCGTTGTTGTTCAAAGTAAATTCGTGGAGCCCTTAATAGCACGCTACTCGTCTTGGTGGAGGTTGAAAAGGGCTGTAGCCTGGTTAGTGCGGTACAAGGCGTACCTTTCACTGAAAGTTCAGCTGA GAAGTTCCGATGTAGACGGTTGTGTTAAAAAGGTCCTTCGAAAGGCAGGAACGGCGTTGCATCAGCTCAACCCACGCTTAGAGAATGGTTTGCTGAGGGTTCTTGGCCGACTAACACATGCCCCGGTTCCTTATGAGAAGAAACACCCCATTATCCTTCCCTACAAGCATCATGTGACGGATCTGATTATCAAGCAGTATCATGAGAGTTTGGGTCACATGGGTGAAGAATGTGTTTTGTCTTCTTTAAGAGAAACATTCTGGGTGGTCAAAGGAAGGTCAGCAGTGCGACAAGTGTTAAGGAGATGTAAAGACTGTCAGCGAAGAAACACACGCCCGGGAGAGCAGTTTATGGCAAATTTACCTGAAGAGAGGCTAATCCCTGACAAACCATCCTTCACATTTGTTGGTGTCGATTATTCGGGCCAATTGAAGTAA
- the LOC138030730 gene encoding uncharacterized protein, giving the protein MEDSSVVCAGGLDFEDYVLYKDHKKSVVLSTGLNTEDAYEENVAKMNCVFELECNANEPKHRLQIDEIDRQALDDELSQQLERLWRTDFQNCEVETRVCASLKDKRALEIMERTLKMVDGHFQVALPWRHEPPFLPNNRVVAERRGLLLKKRLLKDEALLEKYKTTMADYIESAHAEKVPDEELEIKDRPVWYLPHNPVTHPLKPGKVTVVYDCAAKYGGRSLNQQLLQGPDQTNQLVSVLSRFRQEPIGVVADIEAMFHQVLVEPKDCDALRFLWWPNGDLSRELEEYRMVKLLFGATSSPSIANFCLKKTAELHGEGFEEQTMETVKRNMYVNDMMK; this is encoded by the coding sequence ATGGAAGATAGCTCTGTTGTGTGCGCAGGTGGTTTAGATTTTGAAGATTATGTTCTTTATAAGGACCACAAGAAGAGTGTTGTGTTGTCCACAGGGCTAAACACTGAAGATGCTTATGAAGAAAATGTTGCAAAAATGAACTGTGTCTTTGAACTAGAATGTAATGCCAATGAACCCAAGCATCGTTTACAGATAGATGAAATTGATCGTCAAGCTCTGGACGATGAACTTAGTCAACAGTTAGAGCGACTGTGGAGAACAGATTTTCAAAACTGTGAAGTCGAGACGCGAGTTTGTGCATCGTTGAAAGACAAGAGGGCCCTAGAAATAATGGAGAGAACTCTTAAGATGGTAGATGGACACTTTCAGGTTGCCCTGCCTTGGCGACATGAGCCACCATTTTTACCTAACAACAGGGTAGTTGCAGAGCGAAGAGGTTTGCTTCTAAAGAAACGACTCCTGAAAGACGAAGCCTTGTTGGAGAAATACAAGACAACAATGGCTGATTACATTGAAAGTGCCCACGCTGAAAAGGTCCCCGATGAAGAGTTAGAGATAAAGGACAGACCGGTGTGGTACCTACCTCATAATCCCGTAACTCACCCTTTAAAGCCCGGCAAAGTGACGGTCGTTTATGATTGTGCTGCCAAGTACGGAGGGAGGTCACTGAATCAACAACTTTTACAAGGACCTGATCAAACAAATCAATTAGTGAGTGTCCTTAGTCGGTTTAGACAAGAGCCCATTGGAGTGGTAGCTGACATTGAAGCGATGTTCCATCAGGTGCTGGTGGAACCTAAGGACTGTGATGCACTTAGATTTTTGTGGTGGCCCAATGGAGACTTGTCTCGAGAGTTGGAAGAGTATAGAATGGTGAAGCTTCTATTTGGTGCCACATCTTCCCCGAGTATTGCTAATTTCTGTTTGAAAAAAACTGCCGAGTTACATGGAGAAGGGTTTGAGGAACAGACAATGGAAACGGTGAAGCGTAACATGTATGTGAACGACATGATGAAGTGA
- the LOC138030731 gene encoding uncharacterized protein: MREPVSVTPDSRAEIVQALRQVVSAPKIEYMRFDGDPIKYVSFMHNFETCLEKDNPDNSRRFQLLIQHCYGKARDAIESCVNLPVDEVLYVAKSTLRENFGLPHIIAKAHIKKLEDLPPLKHADGASLLEFARHLDVANRTLSGMRPEYVSDLYHTNTLSELNKKLPQFMRVKWTECAGRIISFGAKPKFADFLKHLKDRAALVNNEFGEDLNAAPSKERENVNRRDQRGRNPRRLMSLFGGVRGRQGNGGQNQTMPACTVCRGQHGLWRCDRFKKQSHQDRWKVVHEQSLCIKCLQSSHFARNCPQNSVQMSSGWM; this comes from the coding sequence ATGCGAGAACCAGTATCGGTGACACCAGATAGCAGAGCAGAGATAGTACAAGCACTGCGTCAAGTTGTTTCTGCCCCAAAGATTGAGTACATGAGATTCGATGGAGACCCCATAAAGTATGTTTCGTTCATGCACAACTTTGAAACCTGCTTGGAGAAAGATAACCCCGACAACTCAAGGAGATTCCAGCTATTAATCCAACACTGTTATGGCAAGGCAAGGGATGCCATTGAAAGTTGTGTGAATCTACCGGTAGACGAGGTATTATATGTAGCAAAGAGTACCTTACGCGAAAACTTTGGGCTACCTCACATCATAGCCAAAGCACATATCAAGAAGTTGGAAGACCTACCTCCCTTGAAGCATGCCGATGGAGCAAGTTTACTTGAATTTGCCCGCCATTTAGATGTTGCCAATAGAACACTGTCAGGCATGAGGCCTGAATACGTCAGTGATTTGTATCACACGAATACGTTAAGCGAACTGAACAAGAAGCTGCCACAGTTTATGAGGGTCAAGTGGACAGAATGTGCAGGAAGGATTATTTCATTTGGAGCGAAACCTAAGTTTGCAGACTTCCTTAAACACTTAAAGGACAGAGCTGCGCTTGTTAATAATGAGTTTGGAGAGGATCTTAACGCTGCTCCTTCGAAGGAAAGGGAGAATGTGAATCGCAGAGACCAACGAGGTCGAAATCCTCGAAGACTCATGTCACTATTTGGAGGTGTCCGAGGTCGACAGGGAAATGGGGGACAGAACCAAACAATGCCTGCTTGTACCGTTTGTCGTGGTCAGCATGGATTGTGGAGGTGTGATAGGTTTAAGAAGCAATCTCATCAAGACAGATGGAAAGTAGTACATGAACAAAGCCTTTGTATCAAGTGTCTCCAGAGCAGTCATTTTGCAAGAAACTGCCCCCAAAACTCAGTTCAAATGTCAAGTGGATGGATGTAA